One segment of Scyliorhinus torazame isolate Kashiwa2021f chromosome 14, sScyTor2.1, whole genome shotgun sequence DNA contains the following:
- the zic1 gene encoding zinc finger protein ZIC 1, whose amino-acid sequence MLLDAGPQYPTLGVTTFGASRHHSTGDVNDREVGLGINPFADGMGAFKISPSTHDLASGQTAFTSQAPGYAAALGHHPSHVSSYSSAAFNSTRDFLFRNRGFGEAAAASAGHSLFASAAAAGSFAGPHGHTDAAGHLLFPGLHEQATTHASPNAHVMNGQMRLGFSGDMYGRADQYSQVTSPRSDHYASTQLHSYGPMNMNMAAHHGAGAFFRYMRQPIKQELICKWVEPEQLTNPKKSCNKTFSTMHELVTHVTVEHVGGPEQSNHICFWEECPREGKPFKAKYKLVNHIRVHTGEKPFPCPFPGCGKVFARSENLKIHKRTHTGEKPFKCEFEGCDRRFANSSDRKKHMHVHTSDKPYLCKMCDKSYTHPSSLRKHMKVHEASSQGSQPSPAASSGYESSTPPTIVSPTTENQTNSSMSPTSSAVHHTNNHSTLSSNFNEWYV is encoded by the exons ATGCTTCTGGACGCTGGACCTCAATATCCGACTCTTGGAGTGACTACCTTCGGAGCATCCCGACATCACTCAACAGGCGATGTCAACGATCGAGAAGTGGGGCTGGGGATAAATCCTTTTGCTGATGGGATGGGTGCTTTTAAAATCAGCCCCAGCACTCACGATCTCGCATCGGGTCAGACTGCCTTCACGTCGCAGGCTCCGGGCTACGCCGCAGCCCTGGGTCACCATCCCAGCCATGTGAGTTCGTACAGCAGCGCAGCGTTCAACTCGACCCGCGACTTTCTGTTTCGCAATCGGGGCTTTGGGGAAGCGGCGGCGGCCAGCGCCGGGCACAGCCTGTTCGCGTCGGCGGCGGCTGCGGGCAGCTTTGCGGGACCCCATGGACATACTGACGCTGCGGGGCACCTACTGTTCCCGGGTCTTCACGAGCAGGCGACGACCCACGCTTCTCCCAATGCACATGTAATGAACGGCCAAATGCGCTTAGGCTTTTCTGGGGACATGTACGGCAGAGCCGACCAGTACAGCCAGGTCACCAGTCCCAGATCGGACCACTACGCCTCGACCCAGCTACACAGCTATGGCCCCATGAACATGAACATGGCGGCCCACCATGGGGCCGGGGCCTTCTTTCGTTACATGAGGCAGCCCATTAAACAAGAACTCATATGTAAATGGGTAGAGCCCGAACAGTTGACGAATCCTAAAAAATCCTGCAACAAAACTTTTAGCACGATGCACGAGCTCGTTACTCACGTAACAGTGGAACACGTTGGGGGACCTGAACAATCGAACCATATCTGTTTCTGGGAAGAGTGTCCAAGAGAGGGAAAGCCTTTCAAAGCCAAATATAAACTTGTAAATCACATCAGAGTCCACACTGGCGAGAAACCATTCCCCTGTCCATTCCCCGGCTGTGGTAAAGTCTTTGCCAGATCAGAAAACCTCAAGATCCACAAAAGAACTCACACAG GCGAAAAACCATTCAAGTGTGAGTTCGAAGGGTGCGACAGGCGATTTGCTAACAGCAGCGATCGCAAAAAGCACATGCACGTGCACACTTCTGACAAGCCGTACCTCTGCAAAATGTGTGACAAGTCCTACACTCATCCCAGCTCTCTACGAAAACACATGAag gtCCACGAAGCATCCTCTCAAGGGTCACAGCCTTCTCCTGCGGCAAGTTCTGGCTACgagtcctcaacacctcccaccatCGTGTCGCCGACAACAGAAAACCAGACCAACAGTTCAATGTCCCCGACATCGTCCGCAGTCCACCACACAAACAACCACAGCACGCTCTCATCGAACTTTAACGAATGGTACGTTTAA